A single Corvus hawaiiensis isolate bCorHaw1 chromosome 26, bCorHaw1.pri.cur, whole genome shotgun sequence DNA region contains:
- the ATAD2 gene encoding ATPase family AAA domain-containing protein 2 isoform X2: MVVLRSSAARPPRMAARGSHCRRPPFDLLDSSSEFISLEPPPLRSHRVWTRSGSARAAVSRGTRRAEEAKFSSGNIECFNGHCLRSMRKNMAPCSDSSFDKSMEILSENVNRHFSRQLAKPKSGPKKDYKEVSRTLKTRADAKAAEQAHEENGDLEVRRSCRLRQSRYTTTNDSVLFDKLITNTAEAVLQKMDDMEKMRRRRRMGDLEEFHDTEEESLDMERTDEEIADNQGGSSEESEAKEDDGEDTRKRYSFRQRKTVERYQAPLQKPRQRKMYFADRSSPVRQRDSCKGTNRRRHTVPSSDSSSSSDDEEDFERQRKNRNLRRSLPVNFRKSDLKGVHKDRMKIGASLADVDPVQIDCSVRFDGVGGLSDHISALKEMVVFPLLYPEVFERFKIQPPRGCLFYGPPGTGKTLVARALANECSQGDRRVAFFMRKGADCLSKWVGESERQLRLLFDQAYQMRPSIIFFDEIDGLAPVRSSKQDQVHSSVVSTLLALMDGLDSRGEVVVIGATNRLDSIDPALRRPGRFDREFLFSLPNKEARKEIFKIHTRDWTLKPLDKFLEELAEKCVGYCGADIKALCAEAALCALRRRYPQIYERSEKLQLDIASIKITAKDFVMAMQKTVPASQRAVASPGRALSPILKPLLENTLERILQALQRVFPHAELALKKDQQQGNDVIDSEEESPSIFEEKPTHKMPDREKAEFLTLNRNPRCQPTSFRPRFLLVEDPGCGQAFHLAPAVIHALEKFPVYTLDLPALFVSTTSPEETCAQLMREAQRTAPSIIYVPQIPLWWETVGPTVKAVFTTLLQNIPTFAPVLLLATTDVKHGDLPEEIKALFNKDHEEVFKIQWPTCAERRSFFEDLVMKQAAEPPASKNNSVRRPLEVLPVAPPPKPRQLTEEEIRQLEEQEEDTLRELRIYLRDVTHRLVIDRRFRAFTKPVDPEEVPDYNAVIKQPMDLSTVLSKIDTHQYPTARDFLQDIDLICSNALEYNPVKDPGDRLLRHRACALRDTAYSIVREEMDEDFEQRCQEIKQSRSDCASSYFCVLPKEDSVPGCTKTDPKCNENLKMPAGPVDASTPCSKGKSKRKRRKNRASSSIAAKKRNVQFNKENKIPEDENEVESNEESNTDCAEFAASQDAPIEEHENVLQERQKNGTENERERVLLVGKSPGKKREHSDLREQSEMPDCQKAGTSEDGGSNDLWVHRMTRARSSQVEEKQLGCGGKAMKIGTQRVFVDYCELKQVLHSIAVVTENVSIFRMEKLYAVLSQCIYQHREDGDKNELVKAMKKEITAFSYP, encoded by the exons ATGGTGGTCCTGCGGAGCAGCGCCGCCCGTCCGCCCCGCATGGCCGCCCGCGGCAGTCACTGTCGCCGGCCCCCCTTCGACCTGCTGGACTCCAGCTCCGAGTTTATCTCCTTGGAGCCCCCCCCCCTCAGGAGCCACCGCGTATGGACGCGCTCCGGGTCCGCCAGGGCCGCGGTATCCAGGGGGACCAGGAGAGCCGAGGAGGCC AAATTTTCCTCTGGCAACATTGAATGTTTCAATGGACACTGTTTAAGATCGATGAGAAAAAACATGGCGCCCTGTTCAGACTCTAGCTTTGACAAAAGCATGGAAATACTAAGTGAAAATGTCAATCGACACTTTTCAAG GCAGTTGGCAAAGCCAAAATCAGGCCCAAAAAAAGACTATAAAGAGG TGTCCAGAACACTGAAGACCAGAGCTGATGCAAAAGCTGCTGAGCAAGCCCATGaagaaaatggggatttggagGTTCGCCGCAGCTGCAGGCTTCGACAAAGCCGTTACACCACTACAAATGACTCTGTTTTGTTTGACAAACTTATAACAAA TACTGCAGAAGCAGTCTTGCAAAAAATGGATGACATGGAGAAGATGCGTAGACGGCGGAGGATGGGAGACCTGGAGGAGTTCCACGACACAGAAGAA gaaAGCCTCGATATGGAAAGGACTGACGAAGAAATAGCTGATAATCAAG GGGGTTCCTCAGAAGAAAGTGAAGCCAAAGAAGACGATGGTGAAGACACTCGAAAGCGTTACTCCTTTCGGCAGAGGAAAACTGTTGAGCGTTATCAAGCTCCATTGCAAA AACCAAGACAAcgtaaaatgtattttgctgaCAGGTCTTCGCCCGTCAGACAGAGAGATTCATGCAAGGGAACTAACAG ACGGAGACACACAGTCCCCAGCAGTGATTCCTCTTCCTCATCTGATGATGAAGAGGATTTtgagaggcagaggaagaacagaaatttaAGAAG GTCTCTTCCTGTCAACTTTCGGAAAAGTGATTTAAAGGGAGTTCACAAGGACCGCATGAAAATTGGAGCGAGTCTGGCTGATGTTGATCCAGTGCAAATAGATTGTTCA GTACGATTTGATGGCGTGGGTGGTCTTTCTGACCACATTTCAGCTTTAAAAGAGATGGTGGTTTTTCCATTGCTTTATCCAGAAGTCTTTGAGAGGTTCAAAATTCAACCTCCAAG agGCTGTCTATTCTATGGCCCACCAGGGACTGGAAAGACATTGGTTGCTCGTGCACTTGCTAATGAATGTAGCCAAGGTGACAGGAGAGTAGCCTTTTTTATGAGAAAAGGTGCTGACTGCCTCAGTAAATGGGTCGGGGAATCTGAACGACAGCTTCGTTTGTTATTTGATCAG GCCTACCAGATGCGAccttcaattattttctttgatgAGATCGATGGTCTTGCTCCTGTACGGTCCAGTAAACAAGACCAGGTTCATAG CTCTGTTGTATCCACACTTCTGGCACTTATGGATGGCTTAGACAGCAGAGGAGAGGTTGTGGTAATTGGAGCCACCAACAGGCTGGATTCTATAGATCCTGCTTTACGAAGACCAGGACGCTTTGATCGAGAATTCCTCTTCAGCTTGCCAAACAAAGAG gcgagaaaagagattttcaaaATCCACACACGAGACTGGACCCTGAAGCCATTGGACAAGTTTCTTGAAGAGCTGGCTGAGAAATGTGTTG GATACTGTGGTGCTGATATTAAAGCCTTATGTGCTGAAGCTGCTCTCTGCGCTTTGCGCCGCCGCTATCCTCAGATATATGAAAGGAGTGAGAAACTGCAGTTGGACATTGCTTCaattaaaataacagcaaagGATTTTGTCATGGCCATGCAGAAGACTGTTCCAGCTTCCCAGAGGGCTGTGGCTTCACCTGGACGAGCGCTATCACCTATTTTAAAACCACTGTTAGAAAATACTCTGGAAAGAATTTTACAAGCCTTGCAGAGAGTATTTCCCCACGCAGAGCTTGCACTGAAGAAGGACCAACAGCAAG GAAATGATGTGATTGACAGTGAAGAGGAATCACCATCAATCTTTGAAGAGAAGCCAACTCATAAAATGCCTGATCGTGAAAAGGCAGAATTCCTCACTTTAAACAG AAATCCTCGTTGCCAGCCAACATCTTTCAGGCCACGGTTCTTATTAGTTGAAGATCCAGGGTGTGGGCAGGCTTTTCATCTGGCACCTGCAGTAATCCATGCCCTGGAGAAGTTTCCCGTTTATACACTAGACCTGCCTGCTTTATTTGTTAGTACCACATCCCCAGAAGAAACATGTGCACAG TTGATGCGAGAAGCTCAAAGAACAGCACCAAGTATCATTTATGTCCCACAAATCCCTTTGTGGTGGGAGACTGTTGGACCTACAGTGAAAGCTGTTTTTACAACACTACTGCAGAACATTCCAACGTTTGCTCCAGTTCTGCTCCTTGCAACAACTGATGTGAAACATGGAGATCTCCCAGAAGAG ATAAAAGCTTTGTTTAATAAGGATCATGAAGAAGTTTTCAAAATCCAGTGGCCTACCTGTGCTGAAAGAAGAAGTTTTTTTGAGGACTTAGTTATGAAGCAAGCTGCTGAACCTCCTGCATCAAAAAACAACTCAG TTCGGCGGCCATTGGAAGTTCTGCCTGTAGCACCACCACCTAAGCCCCGACAGCtgacagaggaagaaataagacagctggaggagcaggaagaggataCATTGCGTGAACTGAGGATTTATTTAAGGGATGTGACTCACAGACTTGTCATTGACAGACGTTTCAGGGCATTCACAAAGCCTGTTGACCCAGAGGAG GTACCTGATTACAATGCTGTTATTAAACAACCCATGGACCTCTCCACAGTTCTCTCCAAGATTGACACGCACCAGTACCCAACTGCAAGAGACTTTCTTCAAGATATTGATCTCATCTGTAGCAATGCTTTAGAGTACAACCCAGTTAAAGATCCTGGAG ATCGTCTCCTTAGGCACAGAGCCTGTGCTTTGAGAGATACTGCCTATTCCATAGTGAGGGAGGAAATGGATGAAGATTTTGAACAACGCTGTCAAGAAATCAAACAATCTC GTTCAGACTGCGCTTCCTCTTACTTCTGTGTATTGCCAAAGGAGGACTCTGTTCCTGGGTGTACGAAAACAGACCCAAAGTGTAACGAAAACCTGAAGATGCCAGCAGGGCCTGTAGATGCCAGTACCCCCTGTTCTAAGG GTAAGTCAAAAAGAAAACGCAGAAAGAATAGAGCGTCTTCAAGTATTGCAGCAAAGAAGAGGAATGTTCAGttcaataaagaaaataaaattcctgaAGATGAAAATGAAGTAGAGAGTAATGAAGAGTCTAACACAGATTGCGCTGAATTTGCAGCCTCTCAGGATGCTCCTATTGAAGAACATGAAAATGTACTTCAAGAACGACAGAAAAATgggacagaaaatgaaagagagagagTTCTCCTTGTGGGTAAATCTcctggaaaaaagagagaacattCAGACCTTAGAGAGCAGAGTGAGATGCCAGATTGTCAAAAAGCTGGAACTTCTGAAGACGGAGGTTCAAATG ATTTGTGGGTACACCGTATGACTCGTGCGAGATCTTCTCAGGTGGAAGAGAAGCAGCTGGGATGTGGTGGGAAAGCCATGAAAATTGGCACACAGAGAGTGTTTGTGGATTACTGTGAGCTCAAA caagtGTTGCATTCTATTGCCGTGGTAACTGAGAACGTCAGTATATTTCGCATGGAAAAACTATATGCTGTCCTTAGCCAGTGCATTTACCAACATCGGGAAGATGGTGACAAAAACGAATTAGTGAAG gcaatgaaaaaagaaattacagccTTCAGTTATCCATGA
- the ATAD2 gene encoding ATPase family AAA domain-containing protein 2 isoform X4: MRKNMAPCSDSSFDKSMEILSENVNRHFSRQLAKPKSGPKKDYKEVSRTLKTRADAKAAEQAHEENGDLEVRRSCRLRQSRYTTTNDSVLFDKLITNTAEAVLQKMDDMEKMRRRRRMGDLEEFHDTEEESLDMERTDEEIADNQGGSSEESEAKEDDGEDTRKRYSFRQRKTVERYQAPLQKPRQRKMYFADRSSPVRQRDSCKGTNRRRHTVPSSDSSSSSDDEEDFERQRKNRNLRRSLPVNFRKSDLKGVHKDRMKIGASLADVDPVQIDCSVRFDGVGGLSDHISALKEMVVFPLLYPEVFERFKIQPPRGCLFYGPPGTGKTLVARALANECSQGDRRVAFFMRKGADCLSKWVGESERQLRLLFDQAYQMRPSIIFFDEIDGLAPVRSSKQDQVHSSVVSTLLALMDGLDSRGEVVVIGATNRLDSIDPALRRPGRFDREFLFSLPNKEARKEIFKIHTRDWTLKPLDKFLEELAEKCVGYCGADIKALCAEAALCALRRRYPQIYERSEKLQLDIASIKITAKDFVMAMQKTVPASQRAVASPGRALSPILKPLLENTLERILQALQRVFPHAELALKKDQQQGNDVIDSEEESPSIFEEKPTHKMPDREKAEFLTLNRNPRCQPTSFRPRFLLVEDPGCGQAFHLAPAVIHALEKFPVYTLDLPALFVSTTSPEETCAQLMREAQRTAPSIIYVPQIPLWWETVGPTVKAVFTTLLQNIPTFAPVLLLATTDVKHGDLPEEIKALFNKDHEEVFKIQWPTCAERRSFFEDLVMKQAAEPPASKNNSVRRPLEVLPVAPPPKPRQLTEEEIRQLEEQEEDTLRELRIYLRDVTHRLVIDRRFRAFTKPVDPEEVPDYNAVIKQPMDLSTVLSKIDTHQYPTARDFLQDIDLICSNALEYNPVKDPGDRLLRHRACALRDTAYSIVREEMDEDFEQRCQEIKQSRKQRGSDCASSYFCVLPKEDSVPGCTKTDPKCNENLKMPAGPVDASTPCSKGKSKRKRRKNRASSSIAAKKRNVQFNKENKIPEDENEVESNEESNTDCAEFAASQDAPIEEHENVLQERQKNGTENERERVLLVGKSPGKKREHSDLREQSEMPDCQKAGTSEDGGSNDLWVHRMTRARSSQVEEKQLGCGGKAMKIGTQRVFVDYCELKQVLHSIAVVTENVSIFRMEKLYAVLSQCIYQHREDGDKNELVKAMKKEITAFSYP, encoded by the exons ATGAGAAAAAACATGGCGCCCTGTTCAGACTCTAGCTTTGACAAAAGCATGGAAATACTAAGTGAAAATGTCAATCGACACTTTTCAAG GCAGTTGGCAAAGCCAAAATCAGGCCCAAAAAAAGACTATAAAGAGG TGTCCAGAACACTGAAGACCAGAGCTGATGCAAAAGCTGCTGAGCAAGCCCATGaagaaaatggggatttggagGTTCGCCGCAGCTGCAGGCTTCGACAAAGCCGTTACACCACTACAAATGACTCTGTTTTGTTTGACAAACTTATAACAAA TACTGCAGAAGCAGTCTTGCAAAAAATGGATGACATGGAGAAGATGCGTAGACGGCGGAGGATGGGAGACCTGGAGGAGTTCCACGACACAGAAGAA gaaAGCCTCGATATGGAAAGGACTGACGAAGAAATAGCTGATAATCAAG GGGGTTCCTCAGAAGAAAGTGAAGCCAAAGAAGACGATGGTGAAGACACTCGAAAGCGTTACTCCTTTCGGCAGAGGAAAACTGTTGAGCGTTATCAAGCTCCATTGCAAA AACCAAGACAAcgtaaaatgtattttgctgaCAGGTCTTCGCCCGTCAGACAGAGAGATTCATGCAAGGGAACTAACAG ACGGAGACACACAGTCCCCAGCAGTGATTCCTCTTCCTCATCTGATGATGAAGAGGATTTtgagaggcagaggaagaacagaaatttaAGAAG GTCTCTTCCTGTCAACTTTCGGAAAAGTGATTTAAAGGGAGTTCACAAGGACCGCATGAAAATTGGAGCGAGTCTGGCTGATGTTGATCCAGTGCAAATAGATTGTTCA GTACGATTTGATGGCGTGGGTGGTCTTTCTGACCACATTTCAGCTTTAAAAGAGATGGTGGTTTTTCCATTGCTTTATCCAGAAGTCTTTGAGAGGTTCAAAATTCAACCTCCAAG agGCTGTCTATTCTATGGCCCACCAGGGACTGGAAAGACATTGGTTGCTCGTGCACTTGCTAATGAATGTAGCCAAGGTGACAGGAGAGTAGCCTTTTTTATGAGAAAAGGTGCTGACTGCCTCAGTAAATGGGTCGGGGAATCTGAACGACAGCTTCGTTTGTTATTTGATCAG GCCTACCAGATGCGAccttcaattattttctttgatgAGATCGATGGTCTTGCTCCTGTACGGTCCAGTAAACAAGACCAGGTTCATAG CTCTGTTGTATCCACACTTCTGGCACTTATGGATGGCTTAGACAGCAGAGGAGAGGTTGTGGTAATTGGAGCCACCAACAGGCTGGATTCTATAGATCCTGCTTTACGAAGACCAGGACGCTTTGATCGAGAATTCCTCTTCAGCTTGCCAAACAAAGAG gcgagaaaagagattttcaaaATCCACACACGAGACTGGACCCTGAAGCCATTGGACAAGTTTCTTGAAGAGCTGGCTGAGAAATGTGTTG GATACTGTGGTGCTGATATTAAAGCCTTATGTGCTGAAGCTGCTCTCTGCGCTTTGCGCCGCCGCTATCCTCAGATATATGAAAGGAGTGAGAAACTGCAGTTGGACATTGCTTCaattaaaataacagcaaagGATTTTGTCATGGCCATGCAGAAGACTGTTCCAGCTTCCCAGAGGGCTGTGGCTTCACCTGGACGAGCGCTATCACCTATTTTAAAACCACTGTTAGAAAATACTCTGGAAAGAATTTTACAAGCCTTGCAGAGAGTATTTCCCCACGCAGAGCTTGCACTGAAGAAGGACCAACAGCAAG GAAATGATGTGATTGACAGTGAAGAGGAATCACCATCAATCTTTGAAGAGAAGCCAACTCATAAAATGCCTGATCGTGAAAAGGCAGAATTCCTCACTTTAAACAG AAATCCTCGTTGCCAGCCAACATCTTTCAGGCCACGGTTCTTATTAGTTGAAGATCCAGGGTGTGGGCAGGCTTTTCATCTGGCACCTGCAGTAATCCATGCCCTGGAGAAGTTTCCCGTTTATACACTAGACCTGCCTGCTTTATTTGTTAGTACCACATCCCCAGAAGAAACATGTGCACAG TTGATGCGAGAAGCTCAAAGAACAGCACCAAGTATCATTTATGTCCCACAAATCCCTTTGTGGTGGGAGACTGTTGGACCTACAGTGAAAGCTGTTTTTACAACACTACTGCAGAACATTCCAACGTTTGCTCCAGTTCTGCTCCTTGCAACAACTGATGTGAAACATGGAGATCTCCCAGAAGAG ATAAAAGCTTTGTTTAATAAGGATCATGAAGAAGTTTTCAAAATCCAGTGGCCTACCTGTGCTGAAAGAAGAAGTTTTTTTGAGGACTTAGTTATGAAGCAAGCTGCTGAACCTCCTGCATCAAAAAACAACTCAG TTCGGCGGCCATTGGAAGTTCTGCCTGTAGCACCACCACCTAAGCCCCGACAGCtgacagaggaagaaataagacagctggaggagcaggaagaggataCATTGCGTGAACTGAGGATTTATTTAAGGGATGTGACTCACAGACTTGTCATTGACAGACGTTTCAGGGCATTCACAAAGCCTGTTGACCCAGAGGAG GTACCTGATTACAATGCTGTTATTAAACAACCCATGGACCTCTCCACAGTTCTCTCCAAGATTGACACGCACCAGTACCCAACTGCAAGAGACTTTCTTCAAGATATTGATCTCATCTGTAGCAATGCTTTAGAGTACAACCCAGTTAAAGATCCTGGAG ATCGTCTCCTTAGGCACAGAGCCTGTGCTTTGAGAGATACTGCCTATTCCATAGTGAGGGAGGAAATGGATGAAGATTTTGAACAACGCTGTCAAGAAATCAAACAATCTCGTAAGCAAAGAG GTTCAGACTGCGCTTCCTCTTACTTCTGTGTATTGCCAAAGGAGGACTCTGTTCCTGGGTGTACGAAAACAGACCCAAAGTGTAACGAAAACCTGAAGATGCCAGCAGGGCCTGTAGATGCCAGTACCCCCTGTTCTAAGG GTAAGTCAAAAAGAAAACGCAGAAAGAATAGAGCGTCTTCAAGTATTGCAGCAAAGAAGAGGAATGTTCAGttcaataaagaaaataaaattcctgaAGATGAAAATGAAGTAGAGAGTAATGAAGAGTCTAACACAGATTGCGCTGAATTTGCAGCCTCTCAGGATGCTCCTATTGAAGAACATGAAAATGTACTTCAAGAACGACAGAAAAATgggacagaaaatgaaagagagagagTTCTCCTTGTGGGTAAATCTcctggaaaaaagagagaacattCAGACCTTAGAGAGCAGAGTGAGATGCCAGATTGTCAAAAAGCTGGAACTTCTGAAGACGGAGGTTCAAATG ATTTGTGGGTACACCGTATGACTCGTGCGAGATCTTCTCAGGTGGAAGAGAAGCAGCTGGGATGTGGTGGGAAAGCCATGAAAATTGGCACACAGAGAGTGTTTGTGGATTACTGTGAGCTCAAA caagtGTTGCATTCTATTGCCGTGGTAACTGAGAACGTCAGTATATTTCGCATGGAAAAACTATATGCTGTCCTTAGCCAGTGCATTTACCAACATCGGGAAGATGGTGACAAAAACGAATTAGTGAAG gcaatgaaaaaagaaattacagccTTCAGTTATCCATGA